The following coding sequences lie in one Flavobacterium sediminis genomic window:
- a CDS encoding GreA/GreB family elongation factor has translation MTSLKSKIYTHYQELLEDKVQTLRKQISDLAEDAQNDAKGSAGDKHETALSMMHLEQEKLNQKLKETLVQKSILESIDILKVNKLVGIGSLVYTDKFLFFVSTALPKIIIDGANIISLSLESPIGKEMKGKHAGDEFSFNTSKYKILKIE, from the coding sequence ATGACATCACTTAAATCGAAAATATATACACATTATCAAGAACTTTTAGAAGATAAGGTTCAAACCCTGCGAAAACAAATTTCGGATCTGGCAGAGGATGCTCAAAACGATGCTAAAGGTTCTGCGGGAGATAAGCATGAAACAGCATTATCAATGATGCATTTAGAGCAGGAAAAGCTAAATCAGAAACTAAAAGAAACCTTAGTACAAAAAAGCATATTAGAAAGTATTGATATTTTAAAAGTAAATAAATTAGTAGGAATAGGAAGTCTGGTATATACGGATAAGTTCTTGTTTTTTGTAAGTACGGCACTGCCAAAAATAATTATTGATGGTGCAAACATAATCTCATTATCACTTGAATCTCCTATCGGAAAAGAGATGAAAGGAAAGCACGCCGGAGACGAATTTAGTTTTAATACGTCAAAATATAAAATCTTAAAAATAGAATAG